Proteins encoded within one genomic window of Aquarana catesbeiana isolate 2022-GZ linkage group LG03, ASM4218655v1, whole genome shotgun sequence:
- the ALG10 gene encoding dol-P-Glc:Glc(2)Man(9)GlcNAc(2)-PP-Dol alpha-1,2-glucosyltransferase isoform X2, whose amino-acid sequence MITTLPGLYLTSVGIVKPAAWLFGWSKNVVCSSGMLRFINLLFSLGNLYMFYLILNKLHTRVSVMKKILFTFTLYVFPTLYFFTFLYYTDAGSTFFVLFTYLMCLYGNHKSAALLGLCAFCFRQTNIIWIIFCVGHIIAEKVTEAWRTQLKKTDEKVSPKGAFSEVAAAVKFLIQYSLYPKNILTLLRLTWPYIILVLGFLVFIGINGGIVIGDRSNHEACLNFPQLFYFLAFTMVFSFPVLISAQKFVDFLKSVWKHPFLYTLVACLSLFLIWKFTYVHKFLISDNRHFTFYVWKKIFQRHDMVRYLLVPGYLFAAWSFVDALKSKSILWLLMFFVCILGTTIPQKLLEFRYFILPYLIFKVNTPIPSVSKLLLELLLYVIVNVFTFHLFLNKTFHWPDSEDTQRFMW is encoded by the exons ATGATCACAACCTTGCCTGGCCTGTATCTGACTTCTGTGGGTATTGTGAAACCTGCTGCCTGGCTGTTTGGCTGGAGCAAGAATGTTGTCTGCTCCTCCGGAATGCTGCGATTTATTAACCTTCTGTTCAGTCTGGGCAACTTGTACATGTTCTATTTAATCCTTAACAAGTTACACACAAGG gtttctgttatgaaaaaaatattattcacctTTACACTTTATGTATTTCCcactttatattttttcacattccTCTACTACACGGATGCAGGATctacattttttgtccttttcaCTTATTTAATGTGCCTCTATGGTAATCATAAAAGCGCAGCTCTTCTAGGGCTTTGTGCATTTTGTTTTCGGCAGACAAACATCATCTGGATTATTTTCTGTGTGGGACATATTATAGCTGAAAAGGTGACAGAAGCTTGGAGGACACAACTGAAGAAGACCGATGAAAAAGTCTCCCCTAAAGGTGCTTTTTCAGAAGTGGCAGCAGCTGTAAAATTCCTCATCCAATACTCTTTGTATCCGAAGAACATACTGACACTCTTGAGGTTAACCTGGCCATATATCATCTTGGTTCTAGGTTTTCTAGTTTTTATTGGAATCAATGGTGGTATAGTGATAGGTGACAGAAGCAATCATGAGGCCTGTTTGAATTTCCCCCAGCTCTTTTATTTTCTTGCCTTTACCATGGTATTTTCCTTTCCAGTCCTAATTTCAGCTCAGAAATTTGTAGACTTTCTCAAGTCGGTTTGGAAACATCCTTTTCTATACACATTAGTAGCTTGCCTGTCCCTATTTTTAATATGGAAGTTCACTTATGTTCACAAATTCCTCATTTCTGATAATCGACATTTCACATTTTACGTTTGGAAAAAAATATTCCAGAGACATGACATGGTCAGATATTTGTTGGTTCCTGGATATCTATTTGCAGCTTGGAGCTTTGTAGATGCTCTTAAGTCCAAGTCCATACTCTGGCTCCTGATGTTCTTTGTGTGTATATTGGGTACTACTATTCCTCAGAAGCTATTGGAGTTCCGGTATTTTATCCTGCCCTACCTTATCTTTAAAGTAAATACACCAATTCCATCTGTGAGCAAGCTACTTCTAGAGTTGTTACTCTATGTTATTGTCAACGTAtttacattccatttgtttttaaataaaacttttcatTGGCCTGATAGTGAAGACACCCAAAGATTCATGTGGTGA